From the genome of Adhaeribacter pallidiroseus:
ATCAGCAACGCTCCCAATATAATGGGCCAGTCTACCCGTTCTTTCAGAAAAATAACCGCGAAAATAATCGCAAATACCAAAGATAACCGTTCCAGGGGTGATACCCGGGAAGCATCGCCCAGCTTTAGTGCGTAAAAAGCTAACAAAGACGAAATGCAAGTTAGAATACCCGCAATGCCCAAAAACAACCAGTTACGCCGCTCAATTTGTCCTACATTCGGCAAGTTTCCCTGGAAAGTAACTACCGCCCAGGATATTACCAGAATAAATACGCCTTGGATGGCAAAAGCCAGACTGGAATCGACATTTTTAATGGCTGCTTTTGATAAGGTAACAACAATGGCAGAAGTAAGCGCGGCAAGTAAAGCAAAAAGAATCCACATAAGCAGGTTAGATATTCCGGGAAAAAAGCGGCAAAATAAGTATCTAGTGGTAAAGTTTCTTCTAACGGCACCTGCATGAGTAAGTTGTATGCTTCTTACGAAGCAATGCAAACAAGTGAAATTTCTAAATTTTCGCCGTTCTTAAGCCACTTGAAATATAAATTTTAAAATTATTTAACAGAGAGCTCATAACCTGTTTTCTTTTCAATTATGTATAGTTCAGTAGCGGCATGTAGCCCTAATATCTGGTTTGTGTTAGCCTTTTTGGGATTGGGTATGTACTTGAGCGTGGCCGTTCAAAAATTAACCGTTGCCGGCGCTATTACGGGTGGTACGTTGGGTTTCGCTATTTTTCTAGGAGCCGGCTATGCGGGTTTGGTTATGTTGGGTGTTTTTTTCGGGTTGGGCTCGGCCGCCACCTCCTGGAAGTTAAAATACAAACAAAGTCAGGGCCTGGCCGAATTAAACAAAGGGCGGCGCACCGCCGGCCAAGCTTTTGCGAACGCCGGCGTTGCCGCTATCACGGGTTTGCTGGCTTGGCTTTTTCCCGCAAATGCGCCTGTTTACCAGGTAATGCTGGCAGCTAGTTTTGCCGCAGCTACCGCCGATACGCTTTCATCGGAGCTGGGTAACGTGTACGGGCGCCGGTTTTACCACGTGCTTACGGGCCAAAAAGCTACCCGGGGCTTAAATGGGGCGATCAGTTTGCAAGGCACAGGTTTTGGCATTCTGGGAAGTTCTATAATTGGTTTTTTGTATGGTATCGGATTTGGGTGGAGTTATCAAGTTTTGAGTATTGTATTGGCCGGTACCATTGGTAACTTCTTTGATTCCATTTTAGGAGCCACCCTGGAAAACCGCGGATATTTATCGAACAATGCGGTTAATTTTTTAAATACGTTGGTGGGTGCTTTAGCCGGTGGCGCTTTTATCTCCTTCGTTAAAATTTAAAAAAACACACAAATTCTCTTGTGTTGAATTACAGGTAACGTGTTCACGCCAACGGAACCTAAACTTTATCTGATAATGGGCTGTTTAATAACACACAGGTAGCAAATCAGGCAGGTTAGAGTAAAGTTTAGTTTATAGTAACCATTGATTTATTCTAAAGCAACCAGCCGGTATTCTTAAAAAGAGAGCTGCTATCTGCATACAAAATTTAGATTTCTAAAAATCAAATAGAAAAATGAAACAGTCTAAAAAACTTTCCGAAATACCCATTTCAGTTCTGGACCTGGTGCCCATCTTAGCAGGTAAAACGGCCACCGATTCGTTCCAGAACAGTTTACAATTGGCGCAGCAAGTAGAGCAGTGGGGTTATAATCGGTATTGGATGGCCGAACACCACAATATGGTAGGCGTGGCCAGTTCCGCCACCGCTGTGTTAATTGGGTTTATTGCCAACGGTACTTCTACGATCCGGGTAGGTTCCGGCGGTATTATGCTGCCCAACCACGCGCCGCTGGTAGTAGCCGAGCAATTTGGTACTTTAGCTTCGTTGTACCCCAACCGCATTGACCTGGGTTTAGGCCGGGCTCCTGGCTCCGACCAACTCACGGCTATGGCGCTGCGGCGCAGCCTGCAAGGTTCGGTAAACGATTTTCCGGATAACGTAGAAGAACTGCGTACGTATTTTTCCAAGGATAATAGCACCTCGCCGGTGCGGGCCATTCCGGGCGAAGGTTTAAATATCCCGATCTGGATTTTGGGTTCCAGTACTTTTGGGGCGCAGTTAGCCGGTATGATGGGCTTACCCTACGCTTTTGCCAGCCATTTTGCGCCCACTTACTTACAAGCCGCTTTACAAACATACCGCGACCATTTCCGGCCATCAGAATTTTTAAAAGAACCTTACGCCATGGTGGGAATTAACGCTTTTGTAGCCGACACCGAGAAAGAGGCGCATTATTTAGCCTCCAGCTTATACGCTACTTTTGTAAACGTAATCCGGGGTAAATCGCAGCCCCTGCAACCACCCGTAGAAAACCTGGATGCTATTTGGGACGCGAACGAAGAATATGCCGTGCAGCAAATGTTACGGTACACGTTTATCGGGGAGCCGGGGCAGGTAAGAGAAAAATTACAAGATTTAGTGGATCTTACTCAAGCCGATGAATTAATTATTTCTTCGCACATTTACGACCAGGCCGCCCGCTTGCGTTCCTACGAATTAATTGCCGAGTTAAAACAAACTCCCGCCCGGGCAGCTTACGCTACGCATTAATTTTTAAAAAATATTTAAAAAAGCAATCCGGAAGTTGATACCCGGGTTGCTTTTTTGTTTTTAGTAAAATTCAGTAAGTATTTACCCGGCTATTTTGCAAATTTGTTTTGGTTTAGCTGTAAAGATTTGTTTTTACCCGAATCATTTACCTTAAGTAAAAGACTGAACAATTACCTGGATTCCTATATTTGCAAAAACAACCAGGCCACCATGACACCAGAAGCGTACTTCGAAAAATTAGGATTAGCGTTACCGCCTGCTCCCCAGCCATTAGGCGTATATAAACCTTTGTTACTAGACGGAAAATATTGTTATGTGTCGGGGCACGGTACGGTGCAAGCCGACGGTAGTTTAATAATCGGTCGCATTGGTCAGGATTTATCACCGGACGAAGGAAAATTGGCAGCCCGGCAAGTGGGATTAGCGATTCTGGCTACCTTAAAAGCAAATTTAGGCAGCTTAAACCGGGTGAAACGGGTGATCAAGGTTTTGGGTATGGTTAATTGCGTGACCAGTTTCGAAAAGCATCCGTTTATTATTAATGGCTGCAGCGAGTTATTTGCGCAGGTTTGGGGCGAAGAAAACGGCATTGGGGTACGTAGCGCCGTGGGCATGGGATCGTTGCCCGATAATATTCCGGTAGAGATTGAAGCTTTGTTCGAGCTGCATTAATCACTAACCACTCGCCCGGAAGCTCCCGAAAATCAAAAAAATTAAAAAAGTTTTTCAGTCGTTAAAATAGATCAATTACTCCGCAATCAGAATTCTAATTTTATTACGTACAACTAATAACCAGCCAATATGAGCGAAACTGATTCTCTTCCCTGGTATACCATTACTAACATGGATACCGTAGATACGCCGGCGCTGATTGTTTTTCCGGAGCGGGTGAAACAGAATATTCAGATGCTCACCAAGCTGGTAACGGGAGTAGAATGGCTGCGCCCGCACGTGAAAACGCACAAAATGATGGAGGTAACTACTTTGCTTTTGCAGGCCGGTATTACTAAATTTAAATGTGCTACCATTGCCGAAGCCGAAATGCTGGGGCAGGCCGGTGCGCCAGATGTGTTACTGGCTTACCAACCGGTGGGTCCAAAAATTTACCGCTTACAGTTGTTGGTGCAGAAGTATCCGAAAACCAAGTTTTCGTGCTTAGTGGATAATGAAACCATTGCGCAAAGTATTGCCATTACCTTTGCCCGGGAAAATTTAACCTTGCC
Proteins encoded in this window:
- a CDS encoding DUF92 domain-containing protein, coding for MYSSVAACSPNIWFVLAFLGLGMYLSVAVQKLTVAGAITGGTLGFAIFLGAGYAGLVMLGVFFGLGSAATSWKLKYKQSQGLAELNKGRRTAGQAFANAGVAAITGLLAWLFPANAPVYQVMLAASFAAATADTLSSELGNVYGRRFYHVLTGQKATRGLNGAISLQGTGFGILGSSIIGFLYGIGFGWSYQVLSIVLAGTIGNFFDSILGATLENRGYLSNNAVNFLNTLVGALAGGAFISFVKI
- a CDS encoding EamA family transporter, with the translated sequence MWILFALLAALTSAIVVTLSKAAIKNVDSSLAFAIQGVFILVISWAVVTFQGNLPNVGQIERRNWLFLGIAGILTCISSLLAFYALKLGDASRVSPLERLSLVFAIIFAVIFLKERVDWPIILGALLMAGGAIIIAVYSQPSK
- a CDS encoding LLM class flavin-dependent oxidoreductase, whose translation is MKQSKKLSEIPISVLDLVPILAGKTATDSFQNSLQLAQQVEQWGYNRYWMAEHHNMVGVASSATAVLIGFIANGTSTIRVGSGGIMLPNHAPLVVAEQFGTLASLYPNRIDLGLGRAPGSDQLTAMALRRSLQGSVNDFPDNVEELRTYFSKDNSTSPVRAIPGEGLNIPIWILGSSTFGAQLAGMMGLPYAFASHFAPTYLQAALQTYRDHFRPSEFLKEPYAMVGINAFVADTEKEAHYLASSLYATFVNVIRGKSQPLQPPVENLDAIWDANEEYAVQQMLRYTFIGEPGQVREKLQDLVDLTQADELIISSHIYDQAARLRSYELIAELKQTPARAAYATH
- a CDS encoding RidA family protein translates to MTPEAYFEKLGLALPPAPQPLGVYKPLLLDGKYCYVSGHGTVQADGSLIIGRIGQDLSPDEGKLAARQVGLAILATLKANLGSLNRVKRVIKVLGMVNCVTSFEKHPFIINGCSELFAQVWGEENGIGVRSAVGMGSLPDNIPVEIEALFELH